One window of Medicago truncatula cultivar Jemalong A17 chromosome 2, MtrunA17r5.0-ANR, whole genome shotgun sequence genomic DNA carries:
- the LOC25486210 gene encoding putative pectate lyase 2, protein MATLINFIILLHLISLCLILPTLAKNSDSKNDYNNDLLDNIPTPSYSNNIPNSNTPQNVAVMNTIDSCWRSNSNWVSNRQSLADCAIGFGKDAIGGKYGEIYEVTDPSDDPINPKKGTLRYGVIQAEPVWIIFSNDMVIKLKNELIVNSYKTIDGRGAKVEIGNGPCITIQGVSHVIVHGISIHDCKPSNPGMVRSSIEHVGYRQGSDGDGISVFASSNIWIDHCYLARCTDGLTDVTHASTLVTISNNYFTQHDKVMLLGHNDDYSADRVMKVTVAFNRFASGLIERMPRVRFGYAHVVNNRYDEWIMYAIGGSADPTIFSQANYFIASKNSNAKQVTKRETDGKWKNWKWRTYGDEFLNGAYFVPSGYGSCTPLYSSSQNFVAAKASMVPLLTLNAGPLDCVADKAC, encoded by the exons ATGGCCACTTTAATCAACTTTATTATTCTCCTTCATCTTATCTCATTATGTTTAATTCTACCAACCTTAGCTAAAAATTCAGATtcaaaaaatgattataacaaCGACCTATTAGACAATATTCCAACTCCAAGTTACAGCAACAACATCCCCAATAGTAACACTCCACAAAATGTTGCTGTCATGAACACAATTGACTCATGCTGGAGATCAAATTCAAATTGGGTTTCAAATCGTCAATCACTAGCAGATTGTGCAATTGGATTTGGCAAAGATGCAATTGGAGGAAAATATGGTGAGATATATGAAGTCACTGACCCTTCTGATGACCCTATAAACCCAAAAAAAGGTACACTTCGTTATGGTGTAATTCAAGCAGAACCAGTTTGgataatattttcaaatgacatggtaattaaattgaaaaatgaacttATTGTGAATAGTTACAAAACAATTGATGGTAGAGGTGCTAAAGTTGAAATTGGAAATGGACCATGTATTACAATACAGGGTGTTAGTCATGTGATTGTGCATGGTATTAGTATTCATGATTGTAAACCAAGTAATCCTGGTATGGTTAGGAGTAGTATTGAACATGTTGGTTATCGACAAGGTTCTGATGGTGATGGTATAAGTGTTTTTGCTTCTTCTAATATTTGGATTGATCATTGCTACTTGGCAAGATGTACTGATGGACTTACTGATGTTACCCATGCCTCAACTCTTGTCACTATCTCAAATAATTACTTCACTCAGCATGACAAA GTGATGCTGCTTGGACACAACGATGATTACAGTGCTGATAGAGTAATGAAAGTAACAGTAGCTTTCAATCGCTTTGCCAGTGGCCTAATAGAAAGAATGCCAAG GGTAAGATTTGGTTATGCCCATGTTGTAAACAACCGATACGATGAGTGGATCATGTATGCCATTGGTGGTAGTGCTGACCCTACCATTTTCAGTCAAGCAAATTACTTCATAGCTTCAAAAAATTCTAATGCAAAACAG GTTACAAAGAGAGAAACCGatggaaaatggaaaaattggAAATGGAGGACTTATGGAGATGAATTCTTAAATGGTGCTTATTTTGTACCATCTGGTTATGGAAGTTGTACCCCATtatattcatcatctcaaaaCTTTGTTGCTGCTAAGGCATCCATGGTGCCTTTATTAACACTCAACGCAGGACCTCTTGATTGTGTTGCTGACAAAGCATGTTAA
- the LOC25486211 gene encoding stigma-specific STIG1-like protein 1 has translation MKSMKTLFLVTLLIMALTVTPSSASSSENEEPNSSLQGTSHFLNRKQYRISLTCDKYPKICHTKGSAGPDCCNNKCVNFTIDMFNCGRCGKKCSFPKICCEGKCVNPRSNKKHCGKCGNKCESRGSCVYGMCSYA, from the coding sequence atgaagtCCATGAAGACTCTTTTCCTTGTGACCTTGTTAATTATGGCTTTGACCGTTACACCATCATCAGCATCATCTTCTGAAAACGAAGAACCAAACTCTTCACTTCAAGGAACAAGCCACTTCCTCAACCGCAAACAATATAGAATCTCTCTCACATGTGACAAATATCCCAAGATTTGCCATACCAAAGGTAGCGCAGGTCCTGATTGTTGCAACAACAAATGTGTCAATTTTACCATAGACATGTTTAACTGTGGGAGGTGTGGAAAGAAATGCAGTTTCCCAAAGATATGCTGTGAAGGTAAATGTGTGAACCCTAGGAGTAACAAGAAACATTGTGGGAAATGTGGTAACAAGTGTGAAAGTAGAGGTTCTTGTGTTTATGGAATGTGCAGCTATGCATAG
- the LOC112419318 gene encoding uncharacterized protein: MRIVLTHEKKLYVLDESIPKEPPVGAPRAQRDAYNKHLNDSVEVSCIMLATMTPELHKQHEGMIAFDMIDHLNEEKARHESFDVSNALFSTKLLEGSPVGPHVLKMIGYVENLARSGLPLKRERVVDLILQSLPESFSHFVTNFLMNDMEISSTT; encoded by the coding sequence ATGAGGATTGTCCTCACACATGAGAAAAAGTTGTATGTGCTTGATGAATCTATTCCTAAGGAGCCACCTGTTGGAGCTCCTAGGGCTCAGAGAGATGCTTATAATAAGCATCTCAATGACTCAGTGGAAGTCTCTTGCATCATGCTAGCAACCATGACTCCCGAGTTGCATAAACAACACGAGGGTATGATTGCGTTCGATATGATCGACCACCTTAATGAAGAGAAGGCTAGACATGAAAGTTTTGATGTCTCCAATGCGCTGTTCTCAACCAAGTTGTTGGAAGGAAGTCCCGTAGGACCTCACGTACTCAAGATGATTGGGTATGTTGAGAACCTAGCGCGGTCGGGTTTACCCCTTAAGCGGGAACGTGTTGTTGATCTTATATTGCAATCATTGCCAGAAAGCTTCAGCCATTTTGTCACGAACTTCCTCATGAATGACATGGAAATCTCTTCCACAACTTGA